The nucleotide window tgctgtcacatctacacactgtagcagcatgacagcctgaCATGTCTATGTACTAGAATtaaatgggtagagttgtatatatagcttcccactacaACTCAATAAAGaaagcgagttcagttttgccatctcctctgcagagctccggccaacgcaggtgcttgtgttgtgtgtgtgagcgctctgttctctctcccttcttctccctctagccatagtgtgtggtcggcaacatcagtgagcggtcggctcacccgtgccggagatccaggggccaacaagtggtatcaacgCCATACAAGCGTCGTCGTCGGACTAACCACTGGCAATGACAGACGGTTtgaagatgggcgacagcagtggcgctgctgtggctgcccagccacgacaggaggtcgtcgtgcgcacggtgcgggaggtcagcggcaccagttggccgacactgactcgcaccaactatggcgagtgggcggtgaccatgaaggccaagctcagagcccgacggctctggaatgccattgacaagggcaccgacaacgaagaagacgacatgtcagcgttggaggctatcctcgctgctgtgccagcggagtacagggagctgttgggggcgaagaactttgctaaggaggcgtgggaggccattgcagcgatgcgcgttggctccgaccgcgcaaagaaggagacggcccagctactgaagcaggagtatgccaacctcaagttcaaggatggtgaatcggtggaggacttctccctccgcctgcagtcgctcatcagcaagctgaggagccacggcgtcatcatcgacgaagaggagacggtctccaagtacctccactccgtgccagtgaagtacatccagatcgttctctgcatagagatgatgttggacttgtccaccctcaccattgaggatgtgacaggccgtctgcgggtggtggacgagcgcatggagcaggccacaataacgacggacagcggcaagctgctgctgacaaaGGAGGAGTAGGGCTGCACGGAGGAACTCCGGGTAAGCCTCCTCCAgttgcggtggcgatggcaagcgccgcggcaagacttcttcggagaagaaaaagaagaaggtcgaccccaacgcctgccggcgctgcgggaagataggccattgggcaaaggagtgcccaaatcgcaagcaggagaagaaggctgaggctcatctggcgtaggctgatgatgatgatgaggccaagaAGAAGGGAGAGGCGATGGCGGTGAAAGGGCCtaggaaggctctgaaggctgtcaacctcgacgaatcgcgcgcccaagtccaccttggacgTGTTGGCGGCGAACAGGAGCAGCGGTGGGACCTGGAGTCTGGCGCCAGCAACCACttgacgggctccaaggaagccttctccgagctcgacggcaatgtgaccggcacggtgaagttcggtgatggctcaagggtggcgatttGAGGGTGcagcaccatcatctttaggtgccaaaACGGTGAGCACCGCGCGCTGACGGATGTGtactacatcccgcagctgcgttcaagcatcgtCAACATCGAGCAGCTGGACGAGCGTGGATGCGAGGTACTGATCGAGAGCGGGAACCTGAAGATTCAGGATCGGGAGCAACGTCTTCTTGCGAAGGTAAAATGCTCACGTAATCGATTATACCTGCTTGACTTGAAGGTGGagtagccggtgtgcctggcagcacggcacaccgaggagccgtggctgtggcatgcccggttcggtcATCTCAACTTCGACGCGctcggtcggctggagaagatggtctgagggttgcctcacatcaagcacggaggcaagctgtgtgacagctgcctggccgggaagcaaAGGATGCTatcattcccaaaggcggccaagtatcgcgcgacgGACGCTCTCGAGATCGTCCACAACGATctctgcgggccaatcacgccagccacaaacgaTGGTTGGCGGTACTTTCTcctactcgtggatgattgcagttgctacatgtggctgcaactcctgacgagcaaggacgaggcggtggaggcaatcaagaagttcaaggcgcgtgCGGAGGCGGAGAGCGGTAAGAAGTTGTGCGTGTTGCGGACTGATCGCGGCGactgaattcacttcggtggaagtTCGTTGCGTACTGCGTGGATCAAGGTGTGTtgcgacaccacaccgtgccatacttgccacaacagaatggcgtggtggagtggCGGAACCAGACTGGTGGTCGGCATGtcttgatccatgatgaaggccaagagcatgccggcaaggttctggggtgaggcgatgACCACggcagtgttcatcctcaaccgctgcgcccaccaaggccctgaagggcaagacgccgttcgaagcttggtatgggcataAGCCGAGCGTATCCTttctccggacattcggctgcatcggccacgtcagaaaggcgaagccggtcctcaccaagctggaggacaggagcacaccgatggtgctcctgggctacgcggaaggtaccaaggcgtaccggctctatgacccacgcggaggcaaggtggttgtctcgcgtgatgtcgtgttcgacgagaagacgGCCTAGGGACTAGGACTAGTCCAGGCacaggggaagctggcggcttcaccagcaccttcatcgtcgagcacttggtcatccacggtggtagagacgctggagaggaggtgccgaccactccagcaacagagccgagcactccaggggtggtgccgagcggtcctgcagtggtgccgaccactccaggacggatGCTGAACGCTCCCGTAGCggagccgagaggtcttgcagtggtggcgatcactccaagactggtgccgagcactcctgcagtggtgccgaccactccaggagtggtgacgagcaattcaggagtagtgccgagcactgcagccggggtgccaagcactccaggtgctgtgccgaccactccggcggaacaaggaactccatcaacatcgatcgagttcgcctcacctccaagcaacatcactgagttcgtggatgccttccacgacggtgaggaggtgcggttccataggctggacgacatcgtcggcggcacaggGCCCTCAAGCCTGGcgagtcggctgctcaatgacccaaaGCTGCTTCTtgttagtgcagaggaaccacccacgttcgcgctggccgagcgcgatgcaaattggcgacggacgatgctggaggagatgaaggtgatcgaggaaaacgagacttgggagctcgtcgatccacctccaggatgtcgtccgatcggcctgaagtgggtgtacaaggtcaagcgggacgaacgcggcgccattgtcaagcacaagcgcgcctcgtcgcccgaggctttgtccagcgtgaggacatcgacttcgaggaagtctttgcgccggtagcACGCATGGAGTCTATCTGACTGTAGCTGGCTTTGGCAGCAACGAAGAATTGgtgcgtccatcacctggacgtaaaatcagccttcctcaacggcgagcttgCGAAGAcgatcttcgtcaggcaacctccgggtTTCGCCATCAAGGGGGCGGAGCACAGGGTactccgactgcgcaaggtgcTCTACGGGTTGCGGCAGGCCCtacgagcgtggaacgccaagcttgacgccacgctgggcgagcttgggttcacacggtgcgcaaccgagcacgcgctctacacgcagcGACGGGGGAAGAAGGAGCTCGTCCGTtgacgtgtatgtggacgacttgatcgtcaccggcacGCGTGCgaaggacatcgacagcttcaagtgcgagatggcggctcattttcgaatgagcgatctcaacgcgctctcctactacctcggcatcgaggtgagacaggggaaggacgCGCTCACGCTTGGTCAAAGCGCGTACGCCTCAAAGCTGTTGGaacggagcggcatggctgagtacaagcggtgcgtgactccgatggaggagcggttgAACCTGACAAAGGCCAGTACCAcgacgaaggtagatgcaacactctaccggagcatcgtcgacggtctagcgctacctagtccacacgaggccggacattgcgttcgccgtgggctatgtcagctgcttcatggaggatcccgagaggatcactgggctgcggtgaagcgactgctgcgctacatcaaggggacgATGGATCAGgagatcgtcttccccaagaccggtggaagtgggCTACAGCTtattgtgttcagcgatgcagacatggcaggggacatcgacggacggcggagtacctctggcgtgctcgttttCCTCGGGTTGActccaatctcatggttgtcgctgaaacagaaggtgatggcgctgtccacgtgcgaggcagagtacgtggcggcggccacagcgatgtgccaagctgtgtggctacgtcggctgctgggcgagctaaccggtgtggaagctgacccaccagcactgatggtggacagctagcccgccatcgcccttgcgaagaatccggttctccacgaccggagtaagcacatcgacgtcaagttccacttcctcaggaacTATATCGATGGatggcagatcgtcatcgagttcgtcgaaactggtcgacaactcgcgaatgtcctcaccaagccgctcggccgtcttcggtttacggagctgaagaagatgatcggcatggagggggttctagggttagcaataGGATTAGGGGAAtaattgttaagtaatctgctgcttcCCAGTATGAACGCGCggtaggggcaggcgccgaaaggctccctgctgctgcactgtaaccgctacaggggcaggcgccgaaaggctcccctaccgcactgtagccacagcaggggcaggcgtcaaAGTCCGTCCTGCTGTCGCATCTAGTCACTgataggattagatgggtagagttgtatatatagcttcccacaacaactcagtaaagagcgcgagttcagttttgccatctcctctgcaaagctccggccaacgctggtgcttgtgctgtgtgtgcgctctgttctccctccattcttttacctctagccatagtgtgtggtcggcaacgtcAGTGAGCGGTTGGCTCACCCGTGCCGGAGATCCAGGGGCCAACAGTGCTTGCAAGCATATATAAGCCTTTCATCAAACAACATTTAAACTTTTCGTAGAATTGAAACATAAATAAACACATGAATGACGACTGGTATTGTTTTTTATAATACATGCCAATGTTCTTATATTTGTTAATTCTACTAGGAGCAGCACTAAGATACTGATTCGTAGTCATATATCTCTGAATAACAATGAGGAAAAAGATTAAACACACACCTCGAGTGTTCTGGTTTATCGAACCAATTGATTTCTTGGCGCATTATACTTTGGAACGTCATTGAACGTATGCGCTCCACAAGCTTTCCACCTGCTAGTCCAAACAGGAAGTACTCTATTGGAATCAAAACAAATGTGCAAGCGCCTAGCACAGCAAACATGCTTGCCCAGAATCTGGAATCCTTCAGTAGTTCTTCAGGTGGCTCATAGAACACCTTTATCGCAGTTGAAATCAATATGCCATATATAGGAAACATAATACCATGCATGGCAGCAGTTATAGAACCAAGTGCAAGAACAAAAGTTTCTGGCTTGTTCAGATGGAAGAGTCTGCCAATCGAAGCTTTCTTCTGAGAGCTAGTCACTTTGTCTGTAGCTTCTTCTATGTCAGGAGCATCACTAATTTCCATTGGATCAGGTAAGCCAAGTGGAGCAGGGATAGAGTGCCCAAAAGAGGAAACTTTACTGGTTGATCTCCTGGAAATACTTTGACTCCTTGGTTTGCTATCAATAGATCTGGAGCCAAAACTGTTTGTAATTTTCATATCAGGGTGGACGTTTTCTGCCTCTTGTTGAGTCTCATGTAGATGAATCAGCTGAGAGTAAGCACCTCCAGGTATCTTCATCAGGCCAACATGTGAACCTGCTCAGAATTCACACAAACAACTACCACGTTATTATCTACCTAGTTTGCAGGTTGACTTTCAAGTTGAACAAAAGGAATAACACTTTTTTAGGATAATTCCCCATATGCCACTGAATGTTCACACAATTCCTTACTAGCTACTCCTTTTCTGGGATCCACATGTCATTGAGACAATGAGTAGCACATAAGGAATTTCGCTGAGATTCAGTGGCACACAGGGGATCTTTCTGACATTTATGGCTATTACAGCATGTGGGAAAATGGCTATGTATCTATATCTATAATAAAAAATTTGAGCAGTTTGCAAAATGAAGAAATGATAGTTAGGAATTTAGGATAGCTGAAAATGGAAACTACATAGAAATAAGTTTTCTAAATGTTAATAAGCAAATATATCCACTTATGTACTTTTTAATTGAACATTTTTTCACATGGGTATACCTTGTTCCACCATCTTCCCGTGCTGTAGGACAGATATCACATCAGCATTCTTCACTGTGCTTAGGCGATGAGCAACAACAATTGTTGTCCTTTCAACCATTATCCTATTCAATGCTTCTTGAACTACCCGCTCCGATTCCATATCCAACGCACTGGTTGCTTCATCCAGTAGTAAGATCTTAGGGTTCTTTATGATTGCTCTAgcaattgctattctttgtttctgCCCTCCAGACAGTTGAGTTCCATGTTCCCCGACCATTGTGTCAAGACCCTGCGATGTTTCACGATATATATTGATTAATAATGGGAGTAGCAGAAAATTAGCAACTAGGTAAACGTTATTATGGACGTAATAGTTCATTTGTACATTTGGTAACTTGTCAATGAATATAGCAGCATTAGCAAGCTCTATTGCTCTCTTGATCTCTTCAAGTGTTCGCTTTTCTGTTCCGTAGGCAATGTTTTCCCTTATTGTAGTTGAGAATAACACTGGTTCTTGGCTGACAAGACCAATTGTTCCTCTCATCCATCCAAGCTTCATTCTTCTAATGTCAACCCCATCAATCAAGACTTCTCCAGCCTGTGGATCATAGAACCTTTCCACCAAACTGATTACGGTTGATTTCCCACTGCCACTGTCACCAACTAGGGCCATAGTTGTTCCACTTGGTACTTGCAACGAGAATCCATCAAAAATCAAATGTTCAGGCCTGGTGGGATAGCTGAAGTACACGTCCTTCAGTTCAACATCACCCTTGATATCCTCCAATATGATACCTGTGGTATCATCTATATCAATATCTGGCGTGCGTTCAATTATCTTGAACATTCTATATGCTGCTCCTTGACCTTCTGCGAAAGCTGTTACTGATGGTGTTGTCTGACCTAAGGACCTGCAGAAGAGAAGTATATATATAACCGAAATCAGTAAATATAATGAATGGTTTAAAAATAGATACAGAATATTTTGTTTGAAAGATGCGTGATTTAATCCTTATTGGGAAGTTTATTTGGTATCACAAGTTACACAAATGTTTTCCTTGGAAGCGCAATAGTACACTTTACATTTAATTAGACAGAAGATAGATACAGTCAGTCACTGTGACGGAGTCGAGGCTGATCCATGCAGAAACATAGTTCACTTATCATCATTGTCATTGTTCATTTAAGAAAATTTTAAATGATCATGATCAGTGTACGAAACTTACATTGCTCCCATTATGATAGCCATGATAACAGAAATGACCATGCCACCATTATAACCTCGCTCGACTATCAGTTTAGATCCATACCAAACAGCCAACCCATAACTCGAAAATAAGATTGCCATTATTAAACCAAATCCAAGGCCATTTACAACACCTTCTTGCAGAGAAGATTGATATGCCTTTCTTATGAACGTGTTATATTTTGTTATAGCCTGATTCTCTCCATTGAATGAAACAACCTTCAAATAAGCATAAACAGATAAACCAGGTAAGCACGATATCAGGAAGTTACTGGTGATGATAGGAAATGgataaataaacaaaaaaaaagtgttTCCTAGTAGCACTAACCGTCCTAATGGCACCAAGAGTTTGCTCCACAACATTTCCAGCATCACTATAGTTTGCTTGCATTCGGGTGGAGAGTCCTGTCAACAACTTTGAAACAATTGCACCGGCAATGACAATTGGAGGGACGGTTGAAAGCATAACAAGGGCCAAGAGCCATCCTCTTGTGAATGCAATGATGAAGCCACCAATGAAAGTAGAAAGGAGCTGTATGAACTTCCCAACCTAAAGAGAATTTGAGCAGAAACACATTAGGAACTTAGTTTCTCTGTAGCATCAAACAGTGCCCAAATTAAAGCGAGAGTTTTGCATGTAAGCTTCACTCAGTACTAGAATAGTAGTTGTACATGTCGATATATTATTAAAACCGTAGAAATTCAGTTATCTGTTTGTAGTTCACCTCTtgcatataatatatataatctCAAAGCATAGTACCTTTTCTCCAATGGCATCTTGAATGAGGAATGTGTCCCCTGCCATCCTCTCAACCGCTTGCCCAGCACTCATTTCCATGTCAAAAAATGCAATATCCTGTCGCAGAATTGCCCTGAGATACAAGGCTCTGATTCGTGCCGCCTGTCTTTCTCCAGTAATTGTCCAACATGATACCTCTAGGGAAATACATACAAATTATCAAAATGGAAGAAGGGTTGTTTCTAGTAACAATATGCTGTCGTTAatagaaagtaaaaaaaaatgaACTCGGTATAAGCAAAAGCAATAATTATCTACTATATTTGACAAATTCCCTATAGAGGTAGTTGATATGATATCGTAGTTTGGTAGGAGGAAATCCACTTACGGAGGGTTGAAGTTACTCCTGATCCAATGGCAAGATAAACAAAGTTCATTATCACCTGAAACAAGAATGGGGCTTTGGTCAAAGATGTAAAGATGACAAAGCCATTACCCTGACAAAGCAAGCACCGATCATTTGACCCATGTCCCATGTCCTACTGTACGTGCATGTTGTGTATGACCAGTAGTATAAATGTGTTTCTTTTTTTATAATGTATAAATGTGTTTCTTATTACTTGTGAAAAGAGCAAATTActtttttttagaagaaaaaattaCTGGTTAGTTTGACAGTAGCTTTGGGCCAAAATGTGTCTTATATATGGGCCAAAAACAAAGTGCAAAAGGGCACACCTTAGGACCCTAGGGGAAATAGTATTGCTTCCGTACTCCAAATCTACGATGATGAAGAATATCATGTAGTGGTGGCTAGGTTATTACGTACCTGGACGACCCTGTGTACGACGCCGTCGGTGGTTCCGGAGCCGAAGGCATCAATGACGTCGCCCAAGATGAAGGTCATGAGCGGCTGCGCCATCCCGTTCACCACCGCGGCGACGGCGCCCACGGCCATGAGCGCGGCGTCCGTCGTGTCCGCGAACGCAAACAGCCGATGCAGCGCCACGCGCCCTGCCGCCTTCTCCTCCCCACTAGCGCTAGCCATGGGGTTAACCAGTTCACCTTCACCACCGCCCTTTGTCTCTTCTCTTTGTTTTTATTTGTTTCTTCCGGATTATTACATTACATTGCGCGCGGAGTCCCTTGCGCCATCTACTCCTGTGTATAGATGGAAAGGGATCACGTACGTACGAGAGTGGTGTGCTTTTTTTTATAAAAGGAAGTTTTTATTAAATAATCAAAGCATTACCACAAAGAGGCACACaggccaaaaaaaaaattaagttcACTTTTGGCCCATCAACTATAGAGTtcgtctaattttaaccctcaactataaaaccgtctagcAGTGATACCCCACCACCACGTAGGATGCCAACCTCTATCTCATTAACATATGGGGCCCACTCAtcacctccctcccctccctctcgcgCTGCCGCCGCGGACGCTTACGTCGCGGGTGGGGCAGCTTCGACCATGGAGCTCCTAGTGCGACCGCCATCCATGGGTgacgacgaggaagaggaagacgaCGTGCTGCCGCCGCCAGGTCCACATCCGCTTGGGCTCCCGTGTCGAGTCCGTGGATGACGGGTTGGCCGACGCCACCACCGACGAGGGGATTGGCTTCAGGGCGTAGGTGCTAATGGACGAGTCAACGACGGGTAGGAGATCAAAGTAAccagcaccggcggcggcggcacttgTGACGGTGGACGAGGTGGACGCGCACTGTCGCCGCAACTTGCTCGAGCACTACCGCCCTGTTCGCGAGCCGGGAGGAGAACGCTCCGGCGCTCGATGGCCCAGGATGAGGTGTCGGAGAGGTCGACGGGGCGGAGGTGCTGGTGGCCCAAGGAATCAGCCCGGGACAGCTTAGAGGCGGCGGATTTGGGGCGGCGACGCAGTCGGCCGAAAGCAGAGGAGACGTCGGCTCATCGTTTTACCGTCCATCGCCTCCGCGGTACTTCTACGTCGCCTCTGCCGGACTTCTACATCAATCTGCCAAGGTGGGCAAGCCGATCCTCTGCGCATCGCACCGCGGCGCGCCCAGCTCATCTCGCCACGCATCAGAGGAAGAGGTGGTGGTCCGTGTGCCCTGGCAGGCGGCGGGTTGTCCCAGCCACCGGCGTCGCCCGCGCAACCTAGG belongs to Miscanthus floridulus cultivar M001 chromosome 4, ASM1932011v1, whole genome shotgun sequence and includes:
- the LOC136551562 gene encoding ABC transporter B family member 9-like isoform X2, yielding MASASGEEKAAGRVALHRLFAFADTTDAALMAVGAVAAVVNGMAQPLMTFILGDVIDAFGSGTTDGVVHRVVQVIMNFVYLAIGSGVTSTLQVSCWTITGERQAARIRALYLRAILRQDIAFFDMEMSAGQAVERMAGDTFLIQDAIGEKVGKFIQLLSTFIGGFIIAFTRGWLLALVMLSTVPPIVIAGAIVSKLLTGLSTRMQANYSDAGNVVEQTLGAIRTVVSFNGENQAITKYNTFIRKAYQSSLQEGVVNGLGFGLIMAILFSSYGLAVWYGSKLIVERGYNGGMVISVIMAIIMGAMSLGQTTPSVTAFAEGQGAAYRMFKIIERTPDIDIDDTTGIILEDIKGDVELKDVYFSYPTRPEHLIFDGFSLQVPSGTTMALVGDSGSGKSTVISLVERFYDPQAGEVLIDGVDIRRMKLGWMRGTIGLVSQEPVLFSTTIRENIAYGTEKRTLEEIKRAIELANAAIFIDKLPNGLDTMVGEHGTQLSGGQKQRIAIARAIIKNPKILLLDEATSALDMESERVVQEALNRIMVERTTIVVAHRLSTVKNADVISVLQHGKMVEQGSHVGLMKIPGGAYSQLIHLHETQQEAENVHPDMKITNSFGSRSIDSKPRSQSISRRSTSKVSSFGHSIPAPLGLPDPMEISDAPDIEEATDKVTSSQKKASIGRLFHLNKPETFVLALGSITAAMHGIMFPIYGILISTAIKVFYEPPEELLKDSRFWASMFAVLGACTFVLIPIEYFLFGLAGGKLVERIRSMTFQSIMRQEINWFDKPEHSSGSICARLSTDALNLKRLVGDNLVLNVQTASTIISGFTIAMVANWKLALIITVVIPFVAFQTYAQIVFLKGLNRNAKLRYEEASQVATDAVGGIRTVASFSAENKVVDAYEKKCESPRRQGIKEGVVGGLGFGFSFLAFYLTYALCFYVGAKFVQQGTATFPEVFRVFFVLALATGGVSRTSAVGADSAKANDSAISIFEILDHKSKIDYSSEEGVTITSVRGDIDFQKVCFKYPLRPNVQIFKDLSLRIPSGKTVALVGESGSGKSTVIALLERFYDPESAYGKQGGVSEEEVIAAAEAANAHTFIAALPDGYNTIVGERGSQLSGGQKQRVAIARAIIKDPKLLLLDEATSALDAESERVVQEALDQVMVGRTTVVVAHRLSTIRGADIIAVLKNGAVLEKGRHEELMHVKDGTYATLVELSSSSA
- the LOC136551562 gene encoding ABC transporter B family member 9-like isoform X1; translated protein: MASASGEEKAAGRVALHRLFAFADTTDAALMAVGAVAAVVNGMAQPLMTFILGDVIDAFGSGTTDGVVHRVVQVIMNFVYLAIGSGVTSTLQVSCWTITGERQAARIRALYLRAILRQDIAFFDMEMSAGQAVERMAGDTFLIQDAIGEKVGKFIQLLSTFIGGFIIAFTRGWLLALVMLSTVPPIVIAGAIVSKLLTGLSTRMQANYSDAGNVVEQTLGAIRTVVSFNGENQAITKYNTFIRKAYQSSLQEGVVNGLGFGLIMAILFSSYGLAVWYGSKLIVERGYNGGMVISVIMAIIMGAMSLGQTTPSVTAFAEGQGAAYRMFKIIERTPDIDIDDTTGIILEDIKGDVELKDVYFSYPTRPEHLIFDGFSLQVPSGTTMALVGDSGSGKSTVISLVERFYDPQAGEVLIDGVDIRRMKLGWMRGTIGLVSQEPVLFSTTIRENIAYGTEKRTLEEIKRAIELANAAIFIDKLPNGLDTMVGEHGTQLSGGQKQRIAIARAIIKNPKILLLDEATSALDMESERVVQEALNRIMVERTTIVVAHRLSTVKNADVISVLQHGKMVEQGSHVGLMKIPGGAYSQLIHLHETQQEAENVHPDMKITNSFGSRSIDSKPRSQSISRRSTSKVSSFGHSIPAPLGLPDPMEISDAPDIEEATDKVTSSQKKASIGRLFHLNKPETFVLALGSITAAMHGIMFPIYGILISTAIKVFYEPPEELLKDSRFWASMFAVLGACTFVLIPIEYFLFGLAGGKLVERIRSMTFQSIMRQEINWFDKPEHSSGSICARLSTDALNLKRLVGDNLVLNVQTASTIISGFTIAMVANWKLALIITVVIPFVAFQTYAQIVFLKGLNRNAKLRYEEASQVATDAVGGIRTVASFSAENKVVDAYEKKCESPRRQGIKEGVVGGLGFGFSFLAFYLTYALCFYVGAKFVQQGTATFPEVFRVFFVLALATGGVSRTSAVGADSAKANDSAISIFEILDHKSKIDYSSEEGVTITSVRGDIDFQKVCFKYPLRPNVQIFKDLSLRIPSGKTVALVGESGSGKSTVIALLERFYDPESGKIFLDDVELHVLKVSWLRQQVGLVAQEPVLFNDTIRANIAYGKQGGVSEEEVIAAAEAANAHTFIAALPDGYNTIVGERGSQLSGGQKQRVAIARAIIKDPKLLLLDEATSALDAESERVVQEALDQVMVGRTTVVVAHRLSTIRGADIIAVLKNGAVLEKGRHEELMHVKDGTYATLVELSSSSA